Genomic DNA from Asterias amurensis chromosome 2, ASM3211899v1:
tattgattttgttattgCCACACCATATTTgagttaaattaatttaaattttgtagagtcaaaattttgactccataaaatggccgacggcgttagttcgcgacgtaaaaggaaaccgtgcaatttcgaggcatgttgtgtggatcattatagtCTACTTTATAtctatctcaccatatgcacttcataacaaacggtttcattacgcttttcaaagaccaactcgcccgatccaaggcaacgcacCCCTTGAATTATGACTAAGCTCAATTCATTATAAGGTCCTACTAAATCAGTTATGACTTTCATTAACTTTCCTTCATACAGTCCCATCCCTTAAGACCTCCGTAGCGATGGGCTTGAAacaagagatttttttttttgcaattttattATTATCGTTATTATCGTTATTATCGTTGTAATCGTTGTAATCGTTGTAATCGTTGTAATCGTTGTAATCGTTGTAATCGTTGTAATCGTTGTAATCGTTGTAATCGTTGTAATCGTTGTAATCGTTGTAATCGTTGTAATCGTTGTAATCGTTGTAATCGTTGTAATCGTTGTAAGCGTTGTAATCGTTGTAATCGTTGTAATCGTTGTAATCGTTGTAATCGTTGTAATCGTTGTAATCGTTGTAATCGTTGTAAGCGTTGTAAGCGTTGTAAGCGTTGTAAGCGTTGTAAGCGTTGTAAGCGTTGTAAGCGTTGTAAGCGTTGTAAGCGTTGTAAGCGTTGTAAGCGTTGTAAGCGTTGTAAGCGTTGTAAGCGTTGTAAGCGTTGTAAGCGTTGTAAGCGTTGTAAGCGTTGTAAGCGTTGTAAGCGTTGTAAGCGTTGTAAGCGTTGTAAGCGTTGTAAGCGTTGTAAGCGTTGTAAGCGTTGTAAGCGTTGTAAGCGTTGTAAGCGTTGTAAGCGTTGTAAGCGTTGTAAGCGTTGTAAGCGTTGTAAGCGTCGTCGTAATCGTCGTCGTAATCGTCGTCGTAATCGTCGTCGTAATCGTCGTCGTAATCGTCGTCGTAATCGTCGTCGTAATCGTCGTCGTAATCGTCGTCGTAATCGTCGTCGTAATCGTCGTCGTAATCGTCGTCGTAATCGTCGTCGTAATCGTCGTCGTAATCGTCGTCGTAATCGTCGTCGTAATCGTCGTCGTAATCGTCGTCGTAATCGTCGTCGTAATCGTCGTCGTAATCGTCGTCGTAATCGTCGTCGTATTCGTCGTCGTAGTCGTCGTCGTAGTCGTCGTCGTAGTCGTCGTCGtagtcgtcgtcgtcgtcatcgtcgtcgtcgtcgtcgtcgtcgtcgtcgtcgtcgtcgtcgtcgtcgtcgtcgtcgtcatcgtcGTCGTCATCGTCGTCGTCATCGTCGTCGTCATCGTTGCTATCATCGTCGTCATCATCGTCGCCATCATCGTCGCCATCATCGTCGCCATCATCGTCGCCATCATCGTCGCCATCATCGTCGCCATCATCGTCGCCATCATCGTCGCCATCATCGTCGCCATCATCGTCGCCATCATCGTCGCCATCATCGTCGCCATCATCGTCGCCATCATCGTCGCCATCATCGTCGCCATCATCGTCGCCATCATCGTCGCCATCATCGTCGCCATCATCGTCGCCATCATCGTCGCCATCATCGTCGCCATCATCGTCGCCATCATCGTCGCCATCATCGTCGCCATCATCGTCGCCATCATCGTCGCTATCATCGTCGCTATCATCGTCGCTATCTTCGTCGCTATCATCGTCGCTATCATCGTCGCTATCATCGTCGCTATCATCGTCGTTATCATCGTCGTTATCATCGTCGTTATCATCGTCGTTATTATCGTCGTTATTATCGTCATTATGATCGTCGTTATGATCGTCGTTATGATCGTCGTTATGATCGTTGTTATGATCGTTGTTATGATCGTTGTTATGATCGTTGTTATGATCGTTGTTATGATCGTTGTTATGATCGTTGTTATGATCGTTGTTATGATCGTTGTTATGATCGTTGTTATGATCGTTGTTATGATCGTTGTTATGATCGTTGTTATGATCATTGTTATGATCGTTGTTATTATCGTTATtattgtcgtcgtcgtcgacgTCGTCGTCCTCGTTGTCCTCGTCGTCCTCGTCCTCGTCGTCGCCGTCGCCGCCGCcgccgttgttgttgttgttgttattatcgtTGTTATTATCGTTGTTATTATCGTTGTTATGATCGTTGTTATGATCGTTGTTATGATCGTTGTTATGATCGTTGTTATGATCGTTGTTATGATCGTTGTTATGATCGTTGTTATGATCGTTGTTATGATCGTTGTTATGATCGTTGTTATGATCGTTGTTATGATCGTTGTTATGATCGTTGTTATGATCGTTGTTATGATCGTTGTTATGATCGTTGTTATGATCGTTGTTATTATCGTTATtattgtcgtcgtcgtcgacgTCGTCGTCCTCGTCGTCCTCGTCGTCCTCGTCCTCGTCGTCGCCGTCGCCGCCGCcgccgttgttgttgttgttgttattatcgtTGTTATTATCGTTGTTATGATCGTTGTTATGATCGTTGTTATGATCGTTGTTATGATCGTTGTTATTATCGTTGTTATTATCGTTGTTATTATCGTTGTTATTATCGTTGTTATTATCGTTGTTATTATCGTTGTTATTATCGTTGTTATTATCGTTGTTATTATCGTTGTTATTATCGTTGTTATTATCGTTGTTATTATCGTTGTTATTATCGTTGTTATTATCGTTGTTATTATCGTTGTTATGATCGTTGTTATGATCGTTGTTATGATCGTTGTTATGATCGTTGTTATGATCGTTGTTATGATCGTTGTTATGATCGTTGTTATGATCGTTATTATGATCGTTGTTATGATCGTTGTTATGATCGTTGTTATTATCGTTATtattgtcgtcgtcgtcgacgTCGTCGTCCTCGTCGTCCTCGTCGTCCTCGTcctcgtcgtcgtcgtcgccgtcgccgccgccgccgttgttgttgttgttgttgttattattattaaaatggaCGTCTGTACGTTGCTTTATTTCCAACAGAGATGGACAAAAGAGCAAGTCCACTCCCCCAGAAGAGCAAGCATCAAAAAGAGAACGAAGATCGGCTGTTGAGGATATTAGGTAGGGATCAAGATTGTACCAATCAATATCAAGACCACATAGTGGGTATTTCTCTCTCTACGGTTTGTTTAAATCGAAAAAGTGACAGGCAAATGATGggatcaaacaaaaataacgtaccaagttaaagacagtggacactattggtaattatcaaagacccgtcttctcacttggtgtatcttaacatatgcatgaaataacaaaccggtgaataTTGAGGTTaatgggtcgtcgaagttgcgagatactaatgaaagaacagacacccttgtcacacgaagttgtgtgcgtgtagatggttgatttcgagacctcaagttctaaacttgaggtctcgaaatcaaattcgtggaaaatttcttttttctcgaaaactactccacttcagtaggagctgtttctcacaatgatgtatactaccaacctttccccattactcgttaccaagtaaggtttcgtgctaataattattttgagtaattaccagtttTTTATGCGAATGtttcaaaacatcaaaacttcTCTTCAAATTAAGTCTGTCCCCCGTTGGCTTATCTAGTAAAAATGTTAGTTATACGCCAGTGAATATTAAAATCATGCTAATATCCTCCATATTAGTTTTCTGTTGTGTGATTGTTGTTTTTCAGTGATGCCCGAGAAGAATGGCGGAGCAAGGTGAGCGGCCGTGGTGGTGAAGATACCAAGGCGGACCAAGAAGCCAACGCCTGGGGACGCAACGGCGGCGACCCCGACCGTTACAGACCCTAGGGTCTCCCGGACATATTAAACTTAATGGCCCTTAGGCCCCCACacaaaatctgaagaaaaaaaatattttcacagtagtagtttaaaattaaatggACCATTGATTATTAGCTCACTGTGTtagtttattaaaggaacacgttgccttggataataataacaaattcttatatagccctttcacaataaccgtatcaatgctctttacattagtgccctggtcatggggccaataacatccctgtaatgtttctcagctcccgtgggagtatacagccctgagctgcctgtaaggcgcttgtggctttttcatacacaatatgaACTTtcaccctcgcaggtacccatttatacccctgggtgaagagaagcaatatagtaaagtatcttgctcaaggacacaagtgtcacgacgagttggtctttgaaaagtgtttgtaaccgtttgctataaaatgcatatatggttagaaagatgatttaaaagtggaatacaatgacccacacaaatttgcctcgaaattgcgtggttttccttttactttgtgaactaacacggtcggccatttatgggagtcaaaaatttgactcacataaatggccgtgtatgtcgacgaggtaaaaggaaaaccactcaatttggagtgatacttgtgtggatcattatattctacttttaaaatatctttctaatcatatgcatttataataacaaccggttacaaacgcttttcaaagaccaactagacagatccaaggcaacgtgttcctttaaagtcacctggaaatagtttgtttttctttcaaacataagagtaaatgcttacgaacaataaaacattttttttagtaattgtttgtcacgatttatatgtttaaaaaatatacaaagttgttcggggggctgactccgcctaccccttttgtgacgtcaatcgtggcagactttgcctgcaatgcgtatagtaaacacacgtgcaaagtacatgtacgtccaagtcgtgagttggtaaatttcaaaaagtgtttttttttgtttaacgtacaaactcacgacttggtccgacATGTAcattgcaattgtgtttactctacgcattacaggcaaagtctgcctcgattgacgtcacgaacagcgccctctcgggtctgggtctactcttaaatttgtaaataagataagaactgattttttaaaaccttagttaactgtttattcacattccactcatcaaaacacataattttatattagtgacaaaagctttattttgaaaaaataccacttccaggtgactttaccTTCTAGACTACCTTGCTCTATATGAGGAGACTAAGTTGCTTAAGCCTACTTTAACATGGCCATGTCCCTCTTGCGTAATAACACAAATAATTTGGTCACGCCAAGTTGACGTATAGGCCTACGGCGGTAAACGGAACATGAACTTTAATAAAACTCTAAGATCAAGACGAATGACAATACTGTGACATTACACTTTTCTTAGCAAATATTGATACACATAATTCCATTGTGAATTCGGCCCAACAGATGTACCTCGTATATCCGCTGTGCTACTCCCAGCTCGGGATTAACTACGGTTCTTGAAGCCTGTGGCCAAAATTAACCAATCAGTGGAACTGTGCCTTAGACAAAACGCATcaataaaagaacccagtgaaaGTACAACAATCCTAAAAGCCTTATAGGCCTACTGACATCAGttgttttaactttgtttttctttaaatatttcACTATGTTTAACTCCTTCATAAATCAGGCCACTATCAGAAATGTATGGGATAACATCCCTAAAAGTTGCATGCACTCTGCTTTGACACTAAAATCTGTTTGcacaataaatgcaaaaaatctTAAAGTTAAATCGGATCATTGTCGTATTTTCCCCCATTCATTTGTATACTTTTTCGATCTCATTCGGAGGGGGCAAACCTGAACATTAATATATTTTGTaggaacaaaatattaatatttcgaGGGATCCAAATAAAATTTCGAGGGAACACAATTTATTTCGATTGACTTAacacatttcatttgttttcctttcacattGCTGTTTTATCGGTcctataaaggcagtggacactatcggtaattgtcaaagactagccttcacagttggtgtatctcaacatatgcatacagtaactaacctgtgaaaatttgagctcaatcggtcatcgaacttccgagataataatgaaaagaaaaaacacccttgtcacacgaagttgtgtgcgtttagatggttgatttcgagacctaaagttctaaacttgaggtctctaaatcaaattcgtggaaaattacttctttctcgaaaactatggcacttcagagggagccgtttctcacaatgttttataccatcaacctctccccattactcgtcaccaagaaaggttttaaggcccggtcacacaggccccgataacgagaacgataacgagaacgataacgagaacgataaaaatgcacgccctcgattggttgaatgagcgtgggcgtattctgcgtggagcatttcaaccaatcgagggcgtgcatttttatcgttctcgttatcggggcctgtgtgaccgggcctttatgctaataaatattttgagtaattaccaatagtgtccactgcctttaattgacgGTCGGATATTTTTCCGTTTAccgcaacaacaacaaaaacaccaaaAGCCCAAGCAATAATGGACCGACCTTTTCTTGCTTCGATCAATCACGCGGGCGAACACTCGCCCAAATGATTAAACTCTTCGCAATATACTTGACAATCAGTAAATTCAGTTGTATTAAGCCcttagggaaaagtttccgtatggcgccaccactttttcatttgaaatgaaataatatagtatctaaattacctcaatgagatatccctttttgtaaaaatgagtgaacaaatggtggcgccatacggaaagttatccgaactTAGTTTGACAATAAAGTTTGCTAAAATTATCAGGTTTTACCTTGAATTTCATTGCAGCAACACACCTTCCGTTGTCTCTTTGGTTGAATAAACGGCGGCAGTAGCCATCGTCGCTTGGCTGGGTTTTGCGGCGCTGCTCCCGCCGGGATGGGCGTGGAGCTCTGCTCTTGCTGTGCCGTTGGTGGAGCTCCCTGGTCCGGGCCGAGTTAGTCTTTTCCTGTGGTAGTGGTAATAAGAGTTATTTCAGTGCCATCTTCGCCAAACAAAGTTCTGACTTCGCAGTGCTTGGCCCAAACCAAAAACTCTACTTAAAAAAGCTGGGTATGATTTCTAGTAGAGGCTCCCTTCCCTGGTCGGCCTCGCAGAACCCGAGGCAAAAGTTGGAATGTCACACTGCCCTGATGTTGCCTTGTATTAACACAAATTGGAGCCGTTTGCACTGCTGCTAAAATAAGACACCCACTTGCTGAGGTTTATGTAGAATACTATGCTAGTTTTCTTATCAGAAGGCAGAGAGAGATTGTTTTATAAATCTTAGCAGACTAGACCAGCGGCTGCGTCCGTATGCCTACCTGTGACAAAAAATACAACCTGTGTTCTGCCGGTGTCTCAGACGTTCACCACAGAGCCATGTCGTTGCCAAATATAAAGCAATGCATTTCTATACGTAAATGGCGGAATCTTCTCATTTGCATGATAAGAGGTTTGCCTATAACAGACGCAAGTCTCGGTTCAAAGAATACAGGGAATTTGCGAGACAATGAAAACTCTGGAAGGGACTAAACAACAATGAACTAAAGTAATttggattttgtttcttcttaaaAATAAGCATCATGGGTTGGCCTATTGGTACGGTGCGCGCATTTTCTGAGCCAAGTATTTGCTCTATGGTATGATTAGCAAGCAAAATTACAAGAACATAAACCATAAGAGCAGAAGCGTTTAACCAGGGAGGTAGAAAAAGACCTCCATGGTTTACCACAAATGACGCACTGGACTGTAAtgtttattactcaaaataattattatcactaAAACCCTGAAAACGACCCCTTCTGAaaaaaaacgtagtttttgagaaacaggtaattttttacttttttattgaaagactttaggccttTTTTACGCatctaagcacacaaatttgtgcaacagagtttattcttttatttttacttagcaacttcgatgactataattgagtcaaaatgttcacagatttttttttttttgcattatatGTCTGGATAGGATGCACCAAGTGATGACGTAGTTATGACTTACATTCTGTTGCTTGCCAAAGCACATATCCGGCAATTGTGTTCCTGTAATACAGGCTAGAATTGCCATTCCTTAAATTTTCCCGATTTCTTAAAGAAttcccttttaaaaataaatttaggcCCATGTTGAAAACATTTCTCCATTGGAAAGCACTCAGTGGCACTTTTGATTTACAAGGAAAAAATTGTGTCCAGTAGTGGGGTTAGCTTATTccatataattataataaccccatcctaatgataatgatgatgaataTTTTGACCGAAAtatgccttaaaggaacacgttgccttggatcggtcgagttggtctttgaaaagcgtttgtaaccgttttttataaaatgcatatgggtagaaagatgttgtaaaagtagaatacaatgatccacacaaacatgcctcgaaattgcgtggttttccgtttacctcgtcgactaacacgtcggccatttatgggggtcaaaatgttgactcccataaatggccgaccgtgttagttcgcacagtagaaggaaaaccacgcaatttcgaggcaaacttgtgtggatcattgtattctacttttacaacatctttctacccatatgcattttataaaaaacggttacaaacgcttttgttttgaccaactcgtccgatccaaggcaacgtgttcctttaaggcaacTCCATAAACAGTGCTTATCGGTCGGCGCAGAGAACAAGAGGGGTACCACATAAATACCGGAAAACAAAGTCATTTTGCAAATGTTTCATATAAAGACGATTTGGGAGTTTGTCTTTTCGATAAAAGATTggattctgaaaaaaaatgatAGATGCGAAAGACCGCGATCGCCACATAAATATTTATC
This window encodes:
- the LOC139954383 gene encoding uncharacterized protein, whose protein sequence is MRLAVSVIALLMVGVLAAPSEAHHFWHKVWQAVCDLFHHDGDGQKSKSTPPEEQASKRERRSAVEDISDAREEWRSKVSGRGGEDTKADQEANAWGRNGGDPDRYRP